The sequence CTTGCGTTGCTCGCGAGCTGCTTCAAGCCGAAATCGTAGTTGAGATGAAAATACGCGCTGTCCACCATGCGACTATCCGGCGCACGGCCGGCGGGATGACGGACGAACTCGCGGATCAGGCTGTCCTTGACGCCGAACACCACGTCGCTGTCGAGATATTGGTCGCCCGCAACGAACACGTGCGTCACGAGCTGCTCGAAACCGGGCGCTGAAATCATGAAGTGCACATGGGCCGGGCGCCAGGGATGGCGGCCCTGCACCTCCAGCATCTCGCCGACCGGGCCGTCATGCGGGATGGGGTAGGCCGCGGGCTTGATCGACCAGAAATGGAAACGGCCATTGGCATCGGTGTGGAAGCGGGCGCGCATCGCGAGATCGCCGATGGCGTCGAGCTGCTGCACGTCGTAATAGCCGTCATCGTCGGAATGCCAGACGTCGACGATGGCACCCGCCAGCGGCTTGCCGTCGACGGTCGAGACCGAGCCGGTGACAAGCATCGGATCGCCTTCCATCGGCCCGGAGATGTCAGCGCCGCTGTCCTTCTCCGGCGCGGCCTGGACGAAGAACGGGCCGAGCACCGTGGTCTCGGTCGCGCCTTCTGGCACCGGGTGATTGATCGCGTCGACCAGCATGGAGACGCCGAGCGTGTCCGACAGCAGGATGAACTCCTGGCGCTTGTCGTTGCACATGTGGCCGGTGCGGGTGAGGAAGTCGATGCCGTATTCCCATTCCTTCTGGGTCGGCCGTACCTCGCGGACGAAAGCGTGGAGGTGACGCACCAGCGCCTCGCTGACCTCCTTGATCCGCGGATCGGTTGCGCCCGCGATCCGCTCCAATACGGCGTCTGTGATCGTGTTCTCGTTGAAGTTACGCATGGAGGCCTCCGTTGATCACAGCTTCGGCTCGCCAAGGCCGGACAGCCGTTCAAGATGCTTGACGGTCGCGATGAAGTCGGTCTCGCCGTCGCCTTGTGCGACCAGCGAGCCATAGGTCTCGCGCACTTGCGCCGCGAGCTGCAGGGGCACGCCGACGGCATGGCCGGCACCCAGGATCAGGTCGAGATCCTTGGCCATCTGCTTGCAGGAGAAGGTGGACTCGAAATCACGGTTTCGCAGCGGCGCCGTCTTGTACTTCACCATCGGCGAGGCGACTGCGCTGTCGTCGAGCACCTTCAGGATATCCTGCCAGGCAATGCCGCCCTTGCGCGCCAGCGCCAGGCTCTCAGCCATCATCGCCGCCGACACCGCGATCATCAGGTTGACCGAAAGTTTTGCGTAGCGCGCTTCCTCGGCCGGCCCGAGATAGGTCTGGGCGCGGGTGAAGGCGGCAAACAGCGGCTTTGCGCTTTCGAACGCGTCCTTCGGCCCCGAGACGAAGCAGGTCAGCGCGCCCGTGTGCACGATGCTGGCATTGCCCGAGACCGGCGAGCGAAGATAGGCGATGCCGCGTGCCTGTGCGGCGGCTGCGACCTCGGTCGAAGCCTCGACGCTCACGGTGCTGGTCTCGATGAGAACGGCACCGGGCGCCATCGCGGCGATGATGCCGGTCGGGCCGAGCAGCGCGCTGCGCAAGGCGGCATCGTCGGGCAGGGATGTGACGACCGCCGCCTTGCCGCTCACGGCTTGGGCCAGGGATTTTGCAATCGCAATGCCTTGCGTACGTGCCTCGCTGATCCGCGCCGCGCTCTGGTCGAACGCGGTGACGGAATAACCGGCCTTGGCGACGAGCACCGACATCGGGAGACCCATCTTGCCGATCCCGACGAAAGCAACATTGTTCGAAGCGTCAGTCATTGTTCTTGTCCATTGGCGCCGTCAGGCAGCGCGTCCCTGTCGTTCGATGTCTTGCACCAGCCGCTGGCCGGATTGTGCCAGAAGCTGCTTCTTGGCCTCCAGCCCGTCAACCAGCAGCCGGCCATCGCGCTTCTTCCAGGCGCCGCCGATCATGACGGCCTCGATATTGGCAAGGCTCGTCTGCATCACGACGGTCGCGACGGGATCATGCACGGGAAAGAGGTTGAGGTCCGAGGCGTTGATGATGACGAGGTCGGCGAGCTTGCCCGGCGTCAGCGAGCCGATCTGATGCTCGCGGCCGAGCATGCGCGCGCCTTCCGTGGTGATCCAGCGTAGCGCCTCGCGGACGGGAATCGTGGTCGTTGCCGGGATGGTGCCGTTGGTCTTGCGCGACTCCGCATTGTCGAGCGCCCGCTGCATCGAGAGCGCGACGCGAGCGGCGGAGAAGAGATCGCCCGCCAGCACGGATTCCAGATCAATCCCGATCGTCGGCCGCACGCCGCGCGCCACGAGGCGTCCGGTGATCGGGAAGCCGTGGCCCTGGATCATTTCGTTCTCAGGCGTCACCGAGAAGGACACGCCGAGATCGACCATCCGGTCCAGGAGATCATCGGGCAGATCATTGCCATGGACGATGTTGATGCCATTGCCGACCAGGCCAGCCTCGATCAGCTTGTCCCAGCCGCCGGGTGTCTTGGCCGGCCCGCCGCCCTGATGCATTGATGCGATCAGCTTGAGCTCCCGCGCCAGGCGGAAATCGTGCATGGCGACGTCGAGCGTCGAGTAATGCGGGCCGAGGATGGCGAGTCCCAGCGTGACGAGACCATCGCCGTCGGCGAGCGGACCTGCGAGCAGCCGTTCGACCTCGCGGCGCGGATGCGGCACTTCCGAGAAATGCGGCTCGGCCGGCTTCGGCTCGGGTTTTGGCGAGCCGTGGAAGAAGGCGGCGCGGATGCCGCTATCGATCAGGCCGCGCACGGCAGCGTCGGTGTGATCAGGCGTCGGGTTGTTGTGGCACCAGTCAACCAGGGTGGTGGTGCCGCAATTGATCTGGTTCAGCGCGCCGACCAGCGTCGCGATGTGGATGTCCTCGGGCCGGAACACGGTCGCAAGCCCGGCATGCATGCGGCGGAAATATTCCAGCAGAGTCCAATTGGCGGCGTAGCCGCGCAAGCCAGTCTGCCATGTGTGCATATGCGCGTTGATGAGGCCGGGGATGACGATGCGCCCCGTGCCATCGATGATCTCCGCCTCGCCGCTGCCGAGGTCGATCGATGGGCGCACGTCAACGATACGATTTCCCTCGACCAGCACGTCGCCGGTAGGGAGGTCGCCGATCGCGTCATCCATGCTGATGACGGTTGCGGATCTGATCAGCGTGCGCCGCATCGTCTCAAGCCGCAGCTTTGATGGTAACAGGCGGCTCGCCGGCCCAGGCGCGTGCAATCAAGTCGCGAATGGCATTCCGGTCGAGCGCGCGCGGATTCCAGTAGGCATTCGTCACGGCAAGATCGGCCGCCTTGTCGATACCGCTTTCGGGCATGCCGACGTCGCGCAGCGCGAGTTTCGCGCCCAGCCGCTTTGCGAGGTCGAAAAGTCCCTGCGACGCATCGGCCGCGCCGATCGCGCGCGAGATGCGCGCCATCGCATCGGGCACGGCCGGCGCGTTGTAGGCCAGCGCATGCGGCAGCACGATGGTGTGGGTTTCGGCGTGCGGCAGGTCGAAGGTGCCGCCGAGCGTGTGGCAGAGCTTGTGATGCAGCGCCATGCCGACCGTACCTAGGCAGACACCGCACAGCCAAGCGCCATACAGCGCTTCGGTGCGGGCCTCGCGGTCGTCGGCCTTGGCCGCGATCGCGGGGAGGGCGCGCGCGAGCGCGCGGATGCCTTCTTCCGCCATCAGCGACGTGACGGGATTGGTGTCGCGCGCGTAGAGCGCCTCGACCGCATGGGCGATCGCGTTGATGCCGGATGTCGCGGCCAGGCTCGGCGGCAGCGTCAGGGTGAGGTCGACATCATAGATCACGGTCTCCGGCAGGATCGCTGCGTCGCGCACCGTGGTCTTCAGGCCGTTCTCGGTCTGGCCGACGATCGGGGTCATCTCCGAGCCGGCATAGGTGGTGGGAATGCAGAGCTGGTTGACGCCCGTGCGCAAGGCCAATGCCTTGCCGAGGCCCGTGGTCGATCCGCCGCCGAGCGAGACGACGCAGTCGGCCTCGCACGCCGTCATCGCGGCGAGCGCACGTTCCGTGACCTCGACTGGCGTGTGCATGGTGGCGCCCGGAAAGATGCCGGCATAGAGCGGACCGAGCGCCGCACCCAGGCTCTTGCCCTGCGCCTCCTGCTGCGGCGTCGTCAGCACCAGCGCGCGCTTGCCGCCGAGCCGCTCGACTTCGGCCTTTGCGGACGCCAGCGTTCCGCTGCCGAACACGACGCGGCAGGGCAGGTTTTCAAAGGTGAACGAACCGATCATGCGCCGGTCTCTTTGATGGGATAATCGACCTGAAAGCGCCCGATCCGCAAGTCGCCCAGCGCCTCGCGCACGCGCAGATGTTCCGGATGGTTGGCATAGGCGGTCAGTGCCGCCTGGTCGGTAAATTCGGAAAACAAGACCACGTCGCAGGCGTAGTCGACCGCGCTGACGTCCATGCCGACTTCGATATGGGTGAGGCCGTCGATCCGGCCCTTGAGGCCCTCGAACAGGGTCTTGACCTTGACCCGGGCGGCGGAGCGCTCCTCGGGGCTCTCCCCGCGCAGCCGCCACATCACGATGTGCCTGATCGGGCCCGACATTTCCTGATTTCCTCGCCTGCGATTGTGCTTTGTTGGCGCCATTTTGCCTTGCAGAAAGCGGAAATAAAGGTCAAAATTTGTAAGTCTCTTTTCCTAAATTCGCAAAAATGGACCGGCTGCTCCAACTCGAGGTCTTCTCCAAAACCGCTGAACTCGGCAGTCTTTCCAAGGCTGCCGAAATGCTGCGGATGTCGAACGCGGCCGCGAGCCGACACCTCAGTGCGCTGGAGGAGCGGCTTGCGGTGCGGTTGATCGAGCGCAACACGCGCCGGCAATGGCTGACCGAAGCAGGACAGGAATTGCTGCAGCGCTGCAGCACGCTCCTGAACGAGCTCGCCGAAGCCGAGGACGCCGTCTCCGACCGCGCGCTGTC comes from Bradyrhizobium sp. CCGE-LA001 and encodes:
- a CDS encoding intradiol ring-cleavage dioxygenase, with the protein product MRNFNENTITDAVLERIAGATDPRIKEVSEALVRHLHAFVREVRPTQKEWEYGIDFLTRTGHMCNDKRQEFILLSDTLGVSMLVDAINHPVPEGATETTVLGPFFVQAAPEKDSGADISGPMEGDPMLVTGSVSTVDGKPLAGAIVDVWHSDDDGYYDVQQLDAIGDLAMRARFHTDANGRFHFWSIKPAAYPIPHDGPVGEMLEVQGRHPWRPAHVHFMISAPGFEQLVTHVFVAGDQYLDSDVVFGVKDSLIREFVRHPAGRAPDSRMVDSAYFHLNYDFGLKQLASNARAA
- a CDS encoding NAD(P)-dependent oxidoreductase, with protein sequence MTDASNNVAFVGIGKMGLPMSVLVAKAGYSVTAFDQSAARISEARTQGIAIAKSLAQAVSGKAAVVTSLPDDAALRSALLGPTGIIAAMAPGAVLIETSTVSVEASTEVAAAAQARGIAYLRSPVSGNASIVHTGALTCFVSGPKDAFESAKPLFAAFTRAQTYLGPAEEARYAKLSVNLMIAVSAAMMAESLALARKGGIAWQDILKVLDDSAVASPMVKYKTAPLRNRDFESTFSCKQMAKDLDLILGAGHAVGVPLQLAAQVRETYGSLVAQGDGETDFIATVKHLERLSGLGEPKL
- a CDS encoding amidohydrolase family protein, producing MRRTLIRSATVISMDDAIGDLPTGDVLVEGNRIVDVRPSIDLGSGEAEIIDGTGRIVIPGLINAHMHTWQTGLRGYAANWTLLEYFRRMHAGLATVFRPEDIHIATLVGALNQINCGTTTLVDWCHNNPTPDHTDAAVRGLIDSGIRAAFFHGSPKPEPKPAEPHFSEVPHPRREVERLLAGPLADGDGLVTLGLAILGPHYSTLDVAMHDFRLARELKLIASMHQGGGPAKTPGGWDKLIEAGLVGNGINIVHGNDLPDDLLDRMVDLGVSFSVTPENEMIQGHGFPITGRLVARGVRPTIGIDLESVLAGDLFSAARVALSMQRALDNAESRKTNGTIPATTTIPVREALRWITTEGARMLGREHQIGSLTPGKLADLVIINASDLNLFPVHDPVATVVMQTSLANIEAVMIGGAWKKRDGRLLVDGLEAKKQLLAQSGQRLVQDIERQGRAA
- a CDS encoding maleylacetate reductase; amino-acid sequence: MIGSFTFENLPCRVVFGSGTLASAKAEVERLGGKRALVLTTPQQEAQGKSLGAALGPLYAGIFPGATMHTPVEVTERALAAMTACEADCVVSLGGGSTTGLGKALALRTGVNQLCIPTTYAGSEMTPIVGQTENGLKTTVRDAAILPETVIYDVDLTLTLPPSLAATSGINAIAHAVEALYARDTNPVTSLMAEEGIRALARALPAIAAKADDREARTEALYGAWLCGVCLGTVGMALHHKLCHTLGGTFDLPHAETHTIVLPHALAYNAPAVPDAMARISRAIGAADASQGLFDLAKRLGAKLALRDVGMPESGIDKAADLAVTNAYWNPRALDRNAIRDLIARAWAGEPPVTIKAAA
- a CDS encoding Dabb family protein, whose amino-acid sequence is MSGPIRHIVMWRLRGESPEERSAARVKVKTLFEGLKGRIDGLTHIEVGMDVSAVDYACDVVLFSEFTDQAALTAYANHPEHLRVREALGDLRIGRFQVDYPIKETGA